A window of the Henckelia pumila isolate YLH828 chromosome 3, ASM3356847v2, whole genome shotgun sequence genome harbors these coding sequences:
- the LOC140892414 gene encoding G-type lectin S-receptor-like serine/threonine-protein kinase At5g35370, which translates to MIFIDNKGTFLTSRDHVFAAQIINLRPELKSYYLVVTHVPSGAIVWSANRNTPISESSQLHFSTHGLTLYNDRGQPIWSTPEIMLSSISSLHLLDSGDLVLVDVENNVFWESFDHPTDVIVVGQRLKVGNSLVSSLSVDDLAEYMMFNFSGVYLMGDDGKQVVISVILSNSDDVSNNSSYFGIAKLFKDGVFRILRTNEKEYGVPEDACRIPFICGKLGLCSYGGACGCVAPFDTQFQGCLPKDGSLALSCNGSTNGLVTRYLSLSYEAEYFSNSFMDPVMLHVNLSACQSLCSSNCSCLAIFHSPSSGSCYMVSNYLGSMFNKSGLYDTGRIGYVKTMVMPSSIVMMIALFASVVWLKRRRKVRCKTADPNLSRGESGEFDFASFPGLPVRFKYEELTVATEGFKAQLGSGGFGTVYKGLLRDGTEVAVKKITCSGARGMKEFLMEIDAVGKVRHVNLRPSMADVVGMLEGWMPLGMPRTECLSFLWRYDPNERNELRSHRPPNIPTPNPCKSLSYVSAQLVLGPR; encoded by the coding sequence ATGATATTCATAGACAACAAAGGTACGTTCTTGACTTCTCGTGATCATGTTTTCGCTGcgcaaataataaatttaaggcCAGAACTAAAATCTTACTATCTAGTTGTTACTCACGTGCCCTCCGGTGCTATAGTTTGGTCAGCCAATCGCAATACTCCTATCTCTGAATCTTCTCAACTCCATTTCTCCACCCATGGCCTCACTCTTTACAATGATAGAGGTCAACCCATCTGGTCAACACCCGAGATAATGCTTTCTTCCATATCTTCTCTGCACCTGCTCGACTCTGGGGACTTGGTTCTTGTTGATGTCGAAAACAACGTTTTCTGGGAAAGTTTCGATCATCCGACGGATGTGATTGTCGTGGGACAAAGGTTGAAGGTTGGAAACTCTTTGGTCTCTTCATTAAGTGTGGATGACTTAGCTGAATACATGATGTTCAACTTCAGTGGCGTGTATTTGATGGGAGATGATGGCAAACAGGTAGTGATTTCTGTTATCTTGAGTAATTCTGATGATGTGTCGAACAATTCTTCATATTTTGGGATTGCAAAGTTATTTAAAGATGGGGTATTTAGGATTTTGAGAACTAATGAGAAAGAGTACggagtgccagaagatgcatgtCGAATCCCATTCATATGTGGGAAGCTTGGTTTGTGTTCCTATGGAGGAGCTTGTGGATGTGTGGCGCCTTTTGACACTCAGTTTCAGGGTTGCTTGCCAAAAGATGGTTCTTTGGCTTTGTCCTGTAACGGATCAACGAACGGTCTCGTGACCAGGTATTTGAGTTTGAGCTATGAAGCAGAGTATTTCTCCAACAGCTTTATGGATCCTGTAATGCTTCATGTGAATCTATCAGCCTGTCAGAGTCTTTGCTCTAGTAATTGCTCTTGCTTGGCCATTTTCCATAGTCCGAGTTCCGGGTCTTGTTACATGGTTAGTAACTATCTGGGCTCTATGTTTAATAAGTCCGGTTTATATGATACGGGTCGGATTGGGTATGTTAAGACAATGGTGATGCCATCTTCAATTGTTATGATGATTGCCCTGTTTGCAAGTGTGGTGTGGTTGAAAAGGAGAAGAAAGGTGAGGTGCAAAACAGCAGATCCCAACTTGAGCAGAGGTGAATCGGGCGAGTTCGATTTTGCTTCGTTTCCAGGACTGCCTGTTAGGTTCAAGTACGAGGAACTTACAGTGGCAACTGAAGGTTTCAAAGCTCAACTTGGATCCGGTGGGTTTGGGACTGTGTATAAAGGCCTTCTTCGGGATGGAACTGAAGTGGCGGTGAAGAAGATCACTTGTTCGGGAGCTCGGGGAATGAAGGAGTTCTTAATGGAGATTGATGCTGTTGGAAAAGTTCGTCATGTCAATTTGAGGCCTTCAATGGCTGATGTGGTTGGCATGTTAGAAGGATGGATGCCTTTAGGCATGCCAAGGACAGAGTGTCTGAGCTTTCTGTGGAGATATGACCCCAATGAGCGGAATGAGTTAAGGTCACACAGGCCACCCAATATTCCTACTCCTAACCCATGCAAATCTTTATCCTATGTGTCGGCACAACTTGTCTTAGGTCCTAGGTAA
- the LOC140887604 gene encoding F-box protein At5g39450: protein MLPDPCGSSLLLSLPDDIFATITRSLSSRDVCSLGLSCRDLQVIVASDKVWFAQCDLLGVVPCKTLIEWRKGVRSYKALCRFLANIQPLVGIWVHQNPELGNVVYVMPGFLSVVGCRIIPQEVGPLGLEDGPLQWAPVFEILCNYEGSPAFFLHGRERGADYVYPGLLKSVDRTCNVLLLEVEPQPLKNGGKLVHCKSFSNGEDEGVSRRLSRSDSENSVSQKIVEQKGIVVPFSRLGFGDRRRLLDFITGQVRLNVPDTSHVLLFACWRKDEVEMQQDLTVLHERRLSLLQMYRSGGGHHDLKSYTELPLNPTILGSTEVKKSVESSNCLHMLQAGDVALAHSSKGKTLSGFLKNGLKQILGKSSSTNGYHEFQRKNISSSESKHIPLHVFLRSGDSIGLSLRATTMKLSSYRAWPNMHDSRFALYKLPVRAPMDGHEFAGLWGGTFGWPPGRPSEDKPGKALFFILISYEESDGQQLLIATKILEGTSYVLHPNGSAMFIVNITQPSTDTFPWDTDGDSNPIYVKQSFVGEGIANGYGFRYPGSKPGSLFVLQNGLLGFIWKESRAVLTLQRLNLPELLRKGERVPPLSPISNFAYLTKTYSNVFSGFSNSSNGLSLPRQNY, encoded by the exons ATGTTGCCTGATCCCTGTGGATCGAGCTTGCTTTTGTCTTTGCCTGATGATATATTTGCAACAATCACAAGGTCCCTCTCTTCGAGGGACGTGTGCAGTCTCGGTCTCAGCTGTCGAGACCTCCAAGTTATTGTGGCCTCTGACAAGGTGTGGTTTGCCCAATGTGATCTATTGGGAGTGGTTCCTTGTAAAACCTTGATTGAGTGGAGAAAAGGAGTTCGCTCTTATAAGGCCCTTTGCCGGTTTTTAGCGAACATTCAACCGTTGGTTGGCATTTGGGTTCACCAAAATCCTGAGCTTGGTAATGTAGTATATGTTATGCCTGGTTTTTTATCAGTTGTTGGATGCCGGATAATCCCCCAGGAAGTAGGTCCTTTAGGTCTCGAGGATGGTCCTCTTCAATGGGCGCCTGTATTTGAAATTCTTTGCAATTATGAGGGATCCCCTGCATTCTTTTTACATGGGAGGGAGAGAGGGGCAGATTATGTTTATCCTGGTTTGCTAAAATCCGTTGATAGGACTTGCAATGTGCTTTTGCTTGAAGTCGAGCCTCAGCCTCTGAAGAATGGAGGCAAATTGGTTCACTGTAAAAGCTTTTCCAATGGAGAAGATGAGGGGGTATCACGCAGGTTATCTAGATCGGATAGTGAGAATTCCGTATCTCAGAAGATCGTTGAGCAGAAAGGGATCGTGGTACCTTTTAGCCGGTTGGGATTTGGTGATAGGAGAAGGCTTCTCGATTTTATTACTGGCCAAGTTCGTCTAAATGTTCCAGATACATCACATGTGCTCTTATTTGCTTGCTGGAGAAAGGATGAGGTTGAAATGCAACAGGATTTGACAGTTTTACATGAAAGAAGATTGTCACTTTTGCAAATGTACAGGAGTGGTGGCGGACACCATGATCTGAAGTCTTATACAGAATTGCCATTGAATCCTACCATTTTAGGATCAACCGAGGTCAAAAAAAGTGTCGAATCTTCAAATTGTTTGCATATGTTACAGGCAGGAGATGTGGCCCTGGCTCATTCCTCTAAAGGTAAGACACTTTCTGGTTTTCTAAAAAATGGTCTCAAACAAATACTTGGGAAATCAAGCTCAACAAATGGTTACCACGAATTTCAGAGGAAGAATATCTCTAGCTCTGAGAGTAAACACATACCACTTCATGTTTTTCTAAGATCGGGCGATTCGATAGGCCTAAGTTTACGTGCTACAACAATGAAGTTATCTTCTTATAGGGCATGGCCAAATATGCATGATAGTCGATTTGCTCTCTATAAGTTGCCAGTACGGGCTCCAATGGATGGTCATGAATTTGCTGGTTTGTGGGGAGGAACCTTTGGTTGGCCACCAGGCCGGCCGTCTGAAGACAAACCTGGGAAGGCGCTATTCTTCATTTTAATCTCTTACGAAGAATCAGATGGGCAACAACTACTAATTGCTACAAAGATATTGGAAGGCACATCCTATGTTTTGCATCCTAATGGGTCAGCTATGTTTATAGTGAACATAACTCAGCCATCGACAGATACTTTCCCCTGGGATACTGATGGAGACTCTAATCCTATTTATGTTAAGCAGTCTTTTGTGGGAGAAGGCATAGCAAATGGATATGGATTCAGATACCCTGGTTCTAAACCTGGTTCTCTTTTTGTGCTTCAAAATGGATTGCTTGGATTCATATGGAAGGAGTCTAGGGCTGTGTTGACTTTACAGAGGCTCAACTTGCCAGAACTTTTGAGGAAAGGTGAAAGGGTACCTCCATTATCACCAATTTCCAACTTTGCGTATCTCACCAAGACATATTCAAATGTGTTTTCTGGATTCTCAAATTCCTCAAATGGACTCTCTTTACCAAG GCAGAACTATTGA